The Methanomassiliicoccales archaeon DNA segment CCGCGAGGTCACCTACCGCCTGGACCGTTTAGGAATACCGCTCATCGAGATTGCCACCGCCCCGGACATGCACGAGCCCGAAGAGGTCAAGGAGGTGGCGCAGCGCCTCGGCTCCATATTGCGTTCCACACGCAAGGTGAAGCGTGGTTTAGGGACCATACGCGAGGACCTGAACATATCTATACCTGGGGGAGCCCGGGTGGAGATAAAGGGCGCTCAGGACCTCAGCCTGCTGCCGACCTACGTGCGCAACGAGATGGAGAGGCAGCGCTCGCTGATCGAGATCAAAGAGCTGTTAGAGAAGCGTAAGGCCAAGCCGGTCACCGTGTCCGTCCGGGACATCACCATTTTATTACATGGCAGCAGGTCCAAGGTCATCGTCTCCGCCCTGTCCAAGGGCGGCAAGGTCTTCGGTGCGCCGCTCCCGCTGTTCGCTGGAACATTGCGCAGCGCCGACGTCAAATTACGGTTGGGCGCGGAGATGGCCCAGTACGCCCGCTCCCACGGGGTGGCCGGTATATTTCATTCCGACGAGCTTCCCGCGTACGGGATCACCGACGAAGAGGTGCAGGCCATCAGGAAGGAGTTCCAGCTGGGCGAGATGGACTCCTTCGCCCTCTGCGCGGACCAGGCCGACCGGGCCGAGCCGGCGTTGCTGGCGGCCTTGGCCAGGGCCAACCAGGCCTTGGTCGGAGTCCCGGAAGAAACGCGCGACCCGCTTCCCGACGGTACCTCGGTCTACAGCCGGCCGTTGCCCGGGGCGGGACGCATGTACCCGGAGACGGATGTGCGCCCGATCCTCATCGAGCCAAAGCGCCTGCGGGACATTGAGGCCAACCTTCCCGAGCTTCCCGAAGCCAGGACCGCCCGCCTCATTCATGATTACGGCATAAACGAGCAGCAGGCTCGGCAGCTGGTCCGGGAAGGGCACGACAACCTTTTCGAAGAGATCAGCAAGGACCGTTCGCTGGTGCCGGTGGCCGCCCGCACCTTCCTCAGCACCTACCCGGAGCTGGAAAAGGAGGGCGTGGACGTCAAGGCCTTGCCGGACGAGCAGGTCAAGGAGGCCTTTGCCGCCCTGTCCTCCGGCAGGTTCGCCAAGGAGGCCCTGCCCGCGGTCCTTAAGGAATTGGCCAAGGGGGTTGGAGTGGAACAGTCCATGGCCTCGCTAGGGCTGGCCACCATGGACCAGAGGGAAGCGGAGGGGATCATCGACGGCATAATCGCCCAAAGGGCGGACTTCGTGCGCGAAAAGAAGCAGGGCGCCGTAGGACCGCTCATGGGCGTGGCCATGAAGGAGCTGCGGGGCAAGGTGGACGGCAAGGAGGCCGCCGACCTGCTTAAGCGTCGGATCGAGGCCTTCCTTAAAGGGTGAGGCGGAGCACCTTAAGTTCCTCGAAGAAGAGGGTCTTGGAGGTCACGATATCCTTGCTCCATCCTTGCGTCAGTTCTTCGAGCTGCAGCTCGTCCGCATCGCTGGAGACCAGTATTAGCACCTGACCTCCGGGGGCAAGATGCTCCCGGGCACCCCTCAGGAACCCGGAGGTTACCTCCAGGCCGCTCTCCCCCCCGGCCCAGCAGAGGTCCTCCCTGCCTTGGACCTCCCCACGGAGGTAAGGGGGGTTGAAGACGATGAGGTCAAAAAGACCTTCCACGTTCTGAAAGAGGTCGCTCTGGACGACCCTGATGTCCAGCGTGTTCCTCCGGGCGTTCTCCTCGGTGTTCCTGACCGCCTGGGGGTCCACGTCCGCGGCGGTGACCGAGGCTCCGGCCCTGGCCATGTGCAATGACAGGAATCCGCTGCCGCACCCCATCTCCAGCACCCTCTCCCCCCTGCAAACCTTCAAGGCGGACAGCATTAGCAAGGTGTCCTCGGCCGGAAGGTAGATCTCGGGGAAAACCTCCATCTGGATGTCACGGTCGCGCAGCACGAAAGCTCAGTGGCGCGCCGCATAATAACCTTTCCCGAAGGGTTTAAAACGGGATGGTCCATCGGAGGGGAGTGGACCTGTTCAGCCTGCTCAGCCTGGCCGTCATCGTTCTGGGGCTGGTCATAGCTTACTACAAGAAGTATCCCTTAGCCCAGTCGCTGGTGCTGATCAACCTGATGGTCTTCCTCCTCACCATCATGGCCTCCTGGGACACCTCCGGCCTGTCCCCGGTGCAGACCGACCTGGGCTTCCGGCCCATATACCTGGAAGAACCCGCACATCTCTTCACCATCTTCACCCAGAT contains these protein-coding regions:
- the gatE gene encoding Glu-tRNA(Gln) amidotransferase subunit GatE; this translates as MHQVTVGIEIHQQLDTCKLFCSCRSLLVEEGGTILHRRLRPAQSEMGEIDRAALAQAERKMHFTYQAPRGVTCLVEADEEPPHDADAEATQTALVVSSMLKAHVMDEVHFMRKIVIDGSNTSGFQRTALVAVDGSMDLNGRGIGILSVCLEEDAARKVETKDREVTYRLDRLGIPLIEIATAPDMHEPEEVKEVAQRLGSILRSTRKVKRGLGTIREDLNISIPGGARVEIKGAQDLSLLPTYVRNEMERQRSLIEIKELLEKRKAKPVTVSVRDITILLHGSRSKVIVSALSKGGKVFGAPLPLFAGTLRSADVKLRLGAEMAQYARSHGVAGIFHSDELPAYGITDEEVQAIRKEFQLGEMDSFALCADQADRAEPALLAALARANQALVGVPEETRDPLPDGTSVYSRPLPGAGRMYPETDVRPILIEPKRLRDIEANLPELPEARTARLIHDYGINEQQARQLVREGHDNLFEEISKDRSLVPVAARTFLSTYPELEKEGVDVKALPDEQVKEAFAALSSGRFAKEALPAVLKELAKGVGVEQSMASLGLATMDQREAEGIIDGIIAQRADFVREKKQGAVGPLMGVAMKELRGKVDGKEAADLLKRRIEAFLKG
- a CDS encoding methyltransferase — encoded protein: MLRDRDIQMEVFPEIYLPAEDTLLMLSALKVCRGERVLEMGCGSGFLSLHMARAGASVTAADVDPQAVRNTEENARRNTLDIRVVQSDLFQNVEGLFDLIVFNPPYLRGEVQGREDLCWAGGESGLEVTSGFLRGAREHLAPGGQVLILVSSDADELQLEELTQGWSKDIVTSKTLFFEELKVLRLTL